A region from the Bacillus sp. BGMRC 2118 genome encodes:
- a CDS encoding CBS domain-containing protein — protein sequence MQTVRDVMSTDVEYCTPLDNVYEVAVKMKDLDVGAIPIVENEKLIGMITDRDLVVRGYAEKRSGSHELTDIMSSNLVTVPSDTTLQEASQLMAEKQIRRLPVVENGQLVGIVSLGDLAVNQMSDESAGEALSDISESSHHTH from the coding sequence ATGCAAACAGTTCGTGACGTAATGTCAACTGACGTTGAATACTGTACTCCATTGGATAATGTTTACGAAGTAGCTGTTAAAATGAAGGATTTAGATGTTGGTGCTATTCCAATCGTTGAAAACGAAAAGCTAATTGGGATGATTACTGACCGTGATTTAGTTGTTAGAGGGTATGCAGAAAAGCGTTCTGGGTCGCACGAGCTTACTGATATCATGAGTTCAAACCTTGTTACAGTTCCTTCAGATACAACATTACAAGAAGCATCACAATTAATGGCTGAAAAACAAATTAGACGACTGCCAGTTGTGGAAAACGGACAACTAGTAGGGATTGTTTCATTAGGAGATTTAGCAGTTAATCAAATGTCAGATGAAAGTGCTGGAGAGGCATTATCTGACATTTCTGAGTCGTCCCATCATACTCATTAA
- a CDS encoding Asp23/Gls24 family envelope stress response protein, with the protein MFNKVLPYGSIHIADQIVSLIASLSIVDIDGVAGTVTDIKDEMIRVINKKGKQKGISIEKGEAEEISIEMRVALYYGYDLLETCKAIQRSVKTEIEAMTGIEVESVHVKVEQIKVKPQEVV; encoded by the coding sequence ATGTTTAACAAAGTATTACCCTATGGAAGTATACACATTGCAGATCAAATTGTATCATTAATTGCATCGCTCTCAATTGTAGACATTGATGGTGTTGCAGGAACAGTTACTGATATAAAAGATGAAATGATCCGAGTTATTAATAAAAAAGGAAAGCAAAAGGGGATTTCAATTGAAAAAGGTGAAGCAGAAGAGATTTCAATTGAGATGAGAGTAGCTTTATATTATGGGTACGATTTATTGGAAACGTGTAAAGCCATTCAGCGCTCAGTTAAAACAGAGATTGAAGCAATGACAGGTATTGAAGTAGAATCAGTTCATGTAAAAGTAGAGCAAATTAAAGTAAAACCACAAGAGGTTGTATAA
- the ytvI gene encoding sporulation integral membrane protein YtvI — translation MSFLLSKRFLIISIVIVALLFLFFYIMPISVPLIMAILTALLLEPIVTFSQRRFKVTRNVSVIIVFIVFMLFVGISGYFLTTKVVGEVINIAQNAPNYINDVTRAWYLFENRLEDMAKDLPKEFVHEITQQVRDFLESARKSLTNSLNIENVKNIVTDIPNYLINLLVYLIALFLFMIELPALKKQAFSHMSERTSEKVQFMASRLSFVVFGFLKAQFLVSVLIFMAAFLGLLLIVSPEVAIVMAIIIWVIDVIPIIGSIIIMGPWALFHFITGDVATGTHLAILAIVLLTIRRTIEPKVMGSQIGLSPLPTLITMYLGLKIFGILGFFIGPMLLIAFNTAREAGIIKLNIKL, via the coding sequence TTGTCTTTTTTACTTTCAAAGCGTTTTTTAATTATTTCAATTGTAATCGTGGCATTACTTTTTTTATTTTTTTATATCATGCCAATATCGGTACCGTTGATCATGGCAATCCTTACAGCATTATTGTTAGAACCAATTGTAACCTTCTCTCAAAGAAGGTTTAAAGTAACAAGAAATGTTTCGGTCATTATTGTTTTTATTGTATTTATGCTATTTGTGGGTATTAGCGGATACTTTCTAACAACAAAAGTTGTTGGAGAAGTGATTAATATCGCACAAAATGCTCCTAATTATATTAATGACGTAACACGTGCATGGTATCTCTTTGAGAATCGTCTAGAAGACATGGCTAAAGATCTTCCAAAAGAATTTGTACATGAGATTACTCAACAAGTTCGGGATTTCCTTGAAAGTGCCAGAAAGAGCTTGACGAATTCTCTAAATATAGAAAATGTAAAAAATATTGTTACGGATATACCAAATTATTTAATCAACCTTCTCGTTTATTTAATTGCCCTCTTTTTATTTATGATTGAGCTTCCTGCACTAAAGAAGCAAGCATTCTCACACATGTCTGAAAGAACATCTGAGAAGGTACAATTTATGGCATCTAGATTATCCTTTGTTGTCTTTGGATTTTTAAAGGCTCAGTTTTTAGTCAGTGTTCTAATCTTTATGGCTGCGTTCCTGGGACTACTGTTAATTGTCTCTCCAGAAGTTGCAATTGTGATGGCCATTATTATATGGGTCATTGACGTAATACCTATTATAGGCTCCATTATTATTATGGGACCTTGGGCACTGTTTCATTTTATTACAGGCGATGTTGCAACAGGAACCCACCTGGCCATTTTAGCAATTGTTCTGTTAACGATTAGGAGAACGATTGAACCAAAAGTGATGGGAAGTCAGATTGGCCTCTCTCCGTTACCAACATTAATTACAATGTACCTAGGGTTGAAGATATTTGGAATATTAGGCTTCTTTATTGGTCCTATGCTATTAATTGCCTTCAATACAGCTCGAGAGGCTGGAATCATAAAACTGAATATCAAACTATAA
- a CDS encoding GNAT family N-acetyltransferase: MEIITDRLLLVPCSLDLIKSLAIYRKELEKRSPISIPTDWPSADLIGMLPYYIEKLERDKEEFGWGIWMIILYEEKRIIGDIMMRGKPVEGAVEFTHHLIKEIKDESIAFEAIESMIDWFIEAQSITSILTECNSNDEQSIRLLERLGMKCTVKDGAFLYWELHHAA, from the coding sequence ATGGAAATTATCACCGACCGTTTACTTTTAGTTCCATGCTCGTTAGATCTTATAAAGTCACTAGCCATCTACCGTAAGGAACTTGAAAAGAGATCACCCATTTCCATTCCTACTGATTGGCCATCTGCAGATCTTATTGGAATGCTGCCGTATTATATTGAAAAATTGGAACGGGACAAAGAGGAGTTTGGCTGGGGTATTTGGATGATTATTCTATACGAAGAGAAGAGAATTATCGGTGATATTATGATGCGTGGTAAACCTGTTGAGGGAGCTGTGGAGTTCACTCATCATTTAATTAAGGAAATAAAGGATGAAAGTATTGCGTTCGAAGCCATTGAGTCAATGATTGATTGGTTTATTGAAGCACAAAGTATTACATCAATTTTAACGGAATGTAACAGTAATGATGAGCAGTCTATTAGGTTGCTCGAAAGACTTGGGATGAAATGTACAGTAAAGGATGGTGCTTTTTTATATTGGGAGCTTCACCATGCCGCATAA
- a CDS encoding DUF420 domain-containing protein, producing MNLPILPTISTTFIVLSAITVAIGWYLIAQRKIDAHKKAMILAAVFAIIFFIIYASRTIFVGNTSFGGPDNIKIFYTIFLIFHITLATVGAVMGITTIILGFKNQLEKHRKMGPITSIVWFFTAITGVAVYLLLYVFYTGGETTSVIKAILGF from the coding sequence ATGAATTTGCCGATTCTACCTACAATTAGTACCACCTTTATCGTTCTTAGTGCAATCACTGTTGCAATTGGCTGGTACCTTATTGCTCAAAGAAAAATTGATGCCCATAAAAAAGCAATGATCTTAGCTGCTGTATTTGCTATCATCTTCTTTATTATTTATGCATCACGTACGATCTTTGTTGGAAACACCAGCTTTGGTGGACCAGATAATATTAAAATCTTTTACACGATCTTTTTAATATTTCATATTACACTTGCTACAGTCGGTGCTGTTATGGGGATTACAACAATAATATTAGGATTCAAAAATCAGCTTGAAAAACATAGAAAAATGGGACCTATTACAAGTATTGTGTGGTTTTTCACTGCAATTACAGGAGTTGCTGTCTATTTATTATTATATGTTTTTTATACAGGCGGGGAGACGACGTCAGTCATTAAAGCAATTCTTGGTTTTTAA
- the ctaG gene encoding cytochrome c oxidase assembly factor CtaG: MDISVFGFRALWSPLYLAVIIAIIGIYFILIRKDKYKVTRKQSFFFVSSMVLLYLMKGGPFDLLGHLMFSAHMTAMAIVYLAVPPLLILGLPTTLLRGFVNVSWIKPIFRFLTRPLIALILFNGIFSIYHIPLVFDVVKTDELLHAITTTVLFFGAFFMWWPVVNPLPEDQSLSPIKKIGYIFADGVLLTPACALIIFAADPMYSTYTDSTMWLSALELCVPADMIASLNISTPELFNWFPLIEDQQLGGVIMKVVQEIVYGSILGYIFFQWAKKEREKDELEIKSEPQIS; this comes from the coding sequence ATGGACATCAGTGTATTCGGATTTAGAGCTCTATGGAGTCCACTCTATTTAGCTGTCATTATAGCAATAATAGGAATTTATTTTATTCTAATTCGTAAGGATAAATACAAGGTAACTCGAAAACAAAGCTTCTTCTTTGTCTCTAGTATGGTATTACTATACTTAATGAAGGGAGGACCTTTTGATTTACTTGGACACTTAATGTTCAGTGCCCATATGACTGCAATGGCAATTGTATACCTTGCTGTACCACCTTTATTAATTTTAGGTCTCCCAACTACTCTACTTCGAGGATTTGTAAATGTAAGTTGGATCAAACCGATTTTTCGTTTCTTAACAAGACCTTTAATTGCTCTGATTTTGTTTAATGGTATTTTCTCAATTTATCACATTCCACTTGTATTTGATGTGGTTAAAACTGATGAATTGCTTCACGCTATTACAACAACAGTATTGTTCTTTGGAGCTTTCTTTATGTGGTGGCCGGTTGTTAATCCGTTACCTGAAGATCAGTCGCTTTCACCAATTAAGAAGATTGGTTATATATTTGCAGACGGTGTCTTGCTGACACCTGCCTGTGCTCTTATTATTTTTGCTGCTGATCCGATGTACAGCACATATACAGATTCAACAATGTGGCTAAGTGCACTTGAGCTTTGTGTACCAGCAGATATGATTGCTTCATTGAATATTAGTACTCCAGAATTATTTAACTGGTTCCCTCTTATCGAGGATCAACAACTTGGTGGCGTCATCATGAAGGTTGTTCAAGAGATTGTATATGGTTCGATTTTAGGTTATATCTTCTTCCAATGGGCGAAGAAAGAACGTGAGAAGGATGAACTTGAAATAAAATCAGAACCACAAATCAGTTAA
- the ctaF gene encoding cytochrome c oxidase subunit IVB yields MATKQTGNPNVDIAYRRKKNKQDMKYQVVSFALMIALTLVAFLAVGYEDFSGWFAVPFILLLAVVQVIFQLYYFMHMSHKGHEAPALFLYSGILVAGITVLAFTTIIWW; encoded by the coding sequence ATGGCTACAAAACAAACTGGTAACCCAAATGTAGATATTGCTTATCGTCGTAAGAAAAATAAACAGGATATGAAATATCAAGTCGTTTCATTTGCTCTAATGATTGCATTAACATTAGTTGCATTCTTAGCAGTAGGTTACGAAGATTTTTCTGGATGGTTCGCAGTTCCGTTTATTTTATTATTAGCTGTAGTTCAAGTGATTTTTCAACTATACTATTTCATGCACATGAGTCATAAAGGTCATGAAGCTCCAGCACTGTTCCTTTACTCTGGAATTTTAGTTGCCGGGATCACAGTTTTAGCTTTTACTACAATTATCTGGTGGTAA
- a CDS encoding cytochrome (ubi)quinol oxidase subunit III — protein sequence MGAHVEEKLTAETFPAEPEKATLEGKNKFLAFWFFLGGETVLFGSLFATYLALKNSTNGGATSQELFGLEIAFLATMLLLTSSLTSVYAMYHMKNFDFAKMQLWLFITVLLGAAFLGLEIYEFNHYVHEFEFTFTSSAFGSAFYTLVGFHGGHVAFGLLWIITLMVRNAKRGLNLYNAPKFYIASLYWHFIDVVWVFIFTVVYLMGMVG from the coding sequence ATGGGAGCGCATGTTGAAGAAAAATTAACAGCAGAAACATTTCCTGCAGAACCTGAAAAAGCAACCCTCGAAGGAAAAAATAAGTTTTTAGCATTTTGGTTCTTTCTAGGCGGAGAAACAGTATTATTCGGTTCTCTATTTGCAACATATTTAGCACTTAAAAATTCCACTAATGGTGGAGCAACATCTCAAGAATTATTTGGTTTAGAAATTGCATTTTTAGCAACAATGTTACTATTAACGAGTTCTTTAACAAGCGTATATGCAATGTACCATATGAAGAATTTTGATTTTGCTAAAATGCAGCTTTGGTTGTTCATTACAGTACTACTTGGAGCAGCTTTCCTTGGACTTGAGATTTATGAGTTTAATCACTATGTTCATGAGTTTGAATTTACATTTACAAGTAGTGCTTTTGGGTCCGCTTTCTACACTCTTGTAGGATTCCATGGAGGACACGTAGCATTCGGTTTACTTTGGATCATTACTTTAATGGTACGTAATGCTAAACGTGGATTAAACCTGTATAATGCACCTAAATTCTACATTGCCAGCCTATACTGGCACTTCATTGACGTAGTTTGGGTGTTCATCTTTACAGTAGTATACTTAATGGGAATGGTGGGATAA
- the ctaD gene encoding cytochrome c oxidase subunit I has translation MSTLTKNTIGATIWDYLTTVDHKKIAILYFIAGGFFFLVGGLEALFIRIQLAIPHNDFVSAGMYNEILTMHGTTMIFFAAMPIIFGFMNAVIPLQIGARDVAFPFLNSLGFWLFFFGGVFMNLSWFLGGAPDAGWTSYASLAMESAGHGVDFYVLGLQISGAGTLMGGINFLVTIINMRAPGMTYMRMPLFTWSSFVTSALILFAFPALTVGLFLMMFDRLFGSNFFNEAAGGNTIIWEHLFWIFGHPEVYILILPAFGIFSEIFATFSKKRLFGYSAMVFATVLIGFLGFMVWAHHMFTTGLGPIANAIFAVATMAIAVPTGVKIFNWLFTMWGGHIRFTVPMIWAVAFIPTFVMGGVTGVMLAAAAADYQYHDSYFVVAHFHYVIVGGVVFAVFAGITYWWPKVFGKMLNETLGKISFWLFFLGFHLTFFIQHFLGLMGMPRRIFTYLPNQGWDLGNLISSIGAVGMALGTLVFLYNVIITSVKGKRVGNDPWGTGRTLEWAISSPAPEYNFKQLPLVRGLDALWVEKMEGRDEMTPAEPLGDIHMPNASIFPFIMSLGLFIAAFGFMYANIQGDTTNIPSLIVGIVGMLILLGTMFFRSVIDDHGFHIHKEELENDDNKGVKG, from the coding sequence GTGAGTACGTTAACAAAGAATACGATTGGCGCAACGATTTGGGACTACTTAACAACCGTAGACCATAAGAAAATCGCCATTCTTTATTTCATCGCTGGTGGATTCTTCTTCCTTGTTGGTGGATTAGAAGCATTATTTATCCGTATCCAGCTAGCTATTCCTCATAACGACTTCGTTAGTGCAGGAATGTATAACGAAATTTTAACAATGCATGGTACAACCATGATTTTCTTTGCTGCCATGCCAATCATTTTTGGTTTCATGAATGCAGTAATTCCGTTACAAATTGGTGCACGTGACGTTGCATTCCCATTTTTAAACTCACTAGGTTTCTGGTTATTCTTCTTTGGTGGAGTATTCATGAACTTAAGTTGGTTCTTGGGCGGGGCACCAGATGCAGGTTGGACTTCATATGCATCACTCGCAATGGAAAGTGCCGGACACGGTGTTGATTTTTATGTGTTAGGTTTACAGATCTCTGGAGCAGGTACATTAATGGGGGGGATTAACTTCCTTGTTACCATTATTAACATGCGTGCACCAGGTATGACATATATGCGTATGCCATTATTCACTTGGTCATCTTTTGTTACATCTGCACTAATTCTATTTGCATTCCCTGCTTTAACTGTCGGTTTATTCTTAATGATGTTTGACCGCTTATTTGGTTCTAACTTCTTTAATGAAGCAGCTGGAGGAAATACAATTATCTGGGAGCACTTATTCTGGATCTTTGGACATCCTGAAGTATATATCTTAATTTTACCGGCATTCGGTATTTTCTCTGAGATATTTGCAACATTCTCTAAAAAGCGTCTGTTCGGTTATTCTGCAATGGTATTCGCTACAGTATTAATCGGTTTCCTAGGATTCATGGTATGGGCTCACCATATGTTTACAACTGGCCTAGGACCAATTGCAAATGCAATCTTCGCTGTTGCAACAATGGCGATTGCTGTTCCAACAGGGGTAAAAATCTTCAACTGGTTATTTACAATGTGGGGCGGACATATTCGTTTTACAGTACCAATGATCTGGGCAGTTGCTTTCATCCCAACATTCGTAATGGGTGGAGTAACTGGGGTTATGCTTGCAGCAGCTGCAGCTGACTATCAGTATCATGATTCTTATTTCGTAGTCGCTCACTTCCACTATGTAATTGTTGGTGGGGTAGTGTTTGCAGTATTCGCCGGTATTACGTACTGGTGGCCAAAAGTATTTGGTAAGATGCTAAACGAAACACTTGGAAAAATTTCGTTCTGGTTATTCTTCCTAGGTTTCCATTTAACGTTCTTTATCCAACATTTCTTAGGTTTAATGGGTATGCCACGACGTATATTCACTTACTTACCAAATCAAGGTTGGGACTTAGGAAACTTAATTAGTTCTATCGGTGCAGTTGGTATGGCGTTAGGTACACTTGTATTCCTGTACAATGTAATTATCACTTCAGTAAAAGGTAAGCGTGTTGGAAATGATCCTTGGGGTACTGGTCGTACTCTAGAATGGGCAATTTCTTCACCTGCACCTGAATATAACTTTAAGCAATTACCACTTGTTCGTGGATTAGATGCTTTATGGGTTGAAAAGATGGAAGGCAGAGATGAAATGACTCCTGCAGAACCTCTGGGAGATATTCATATGCCAAATGCTTCTATTTTCCCATTTATTATGTCTCTTGGATTATTTATTGCAGCGTTTGGTTTCATGTATGCGAACATTCAAGGTGATACTACAAACATTCCTTCATTAATTGTTGGTATTGTTGGTATGTTAATTTTATTAGGAACTATGTTCTTCCGTTCTGTAATTGATGACCATGGTTTCCACATTCATAAAGAAGAATTAGAAAATGATGATAATAAGGGGGTTAAGGGATAA
- the coxB gene encoding cytochrome c oxidase subunit II, with translation MKQGHLKWRLFSLFTMMALFLAGCGEPYLTTLEPKGEGAEMQFSLMMISTIIMVVVVLVVTLIFIYVMFRFRERKGDENKIPEQVEGNHKLEIIWTVIPILLLIILAVPTVSYTFKLADVSPMKEETRDKDALVVNVTAYLYWWEFEYPDHKVVTSQDLIIPTGERVYFNLKGADVKHAFWVPTIGGKMDTNTDNTNQMWLQAYEEGIYYGKCTELCGPSHGLMDFKVRAVSKEDFNNWIDKMANVQPQVDTELAQAGEQLFQEKSCIGCHAVGNEGSRLAPNLSNFADRTRIAGILDHNEENLKSWLRDPEEIKPGNKMSNTYGKLKEEEIDALTEYLFSLSVEKK, from the coding sequence ATGAAACAAGGGCACTTGAAGTGGCGCTTATTTTCATTATTTACAATGATGGCGCTTTTTTTAGCGGGTTGTGGTGAGCCATATTTAACGACACTAGAACCTAAAGGCGAAGGAGCCGAAATGCAATTCTCACTCATGATGATTAGTACGATCATTATGGTTGTTGTTGTATTAGTTGTAACATTAATTTTTATTTACGTTATGTTCCGTTTCCGCGAGCGTAAAGGGGATGAAAATAAAATCCCAGAGCAAGTTGAAGGAAACCATAAGCTAGAAATCATTTGGACTGTTATTCCGATTTTATTATTAATCATCTTAGCAGTACCAACAGTATCGTATACATTTAAACTAGCAGACGTATCACCTATGAAAGAAGAAACACGTGATAAAGATGCATTAGTTGTAAACGTTACTGCTTACCTTTACTGGTGGGAATTTGAATACCCTGACCACAAAGTGGTAACATCTCAAGATTTAATTATCCCAACAGGTGAAAGAGTTTACTTTAACCTTAAGGGTGCAGATGTTAAACACGCATTCTGGGTACCAACTATTGGTGGTAAGATGGACACAAACACAGATAACACAAACCAAATGTGGTTACAAGCATACGAAGAAGGAATCTACTATGGTAAATGTACTGAGTTATGTGGACCATCACATGGTTTAATGGACTTTAAAGTAAGAGCAGTATCTAAGGAAGATTTTAATAACTGGATTGATAAAATGGCTAATGTTCAACCACAAGTTGATACTGAGTTAGCTCAAGCTGGTGAACAATTATTCCAAGAGAAGAGTTGTATCGGTTGTCACGCTGTTGGTAATGAAGGAAGCCGTTTAGCTCCGAATTTATCTAACTTTGCTGATCGCACTCGTATTGCTGGTATCTTAGACCATAATGAAGAAAACTTAAAAAGCTGGTTAAGAGATCCAGAGGAAATCAAACCAGGTAACAAAATGAGTAATACTTACGGAAAACTAAAGGAAGAAGAAATTGATGCATTAACTGAGTATTTATTTAGTTTATCTGTAGAGAAGAAGTAA
- a CDS encoding protoheme IX farnesyltransferase has translation MANSRTIDEAPSTEHESPQSEAYKTTVWQDFMALIKIGIIRSNLITAFTGLWLAFHYTGQSFLANWHIALLTLLGTSLVIAGSCSLNNYIDRDIDHLMDRTKKRPTVTGRFSPSRVLWMGITFTAVGTGMLAATSIMAAVIGLVGAFTYVILYSMWSKRRYTINTVIGSISGAVPPLIGWAAVDPDLHIVAWVIFLIMFIWQPPHFLALAMRRVEEYRAAGIPMLPVVHGFAMTKRQILIWIVCLLPLPFYLYSLGTIFMVIATLLNIGWLWLGLKGYKTKDDIKWATTMFVYSLNYLTILFVAMIVATFF, from the coding sequence ATGGCAAATTCGAGGACAATTGATGAAGCGCCAAGCACGGAGCATGAGAGTCCTCAGAGTGAGGCCTATAAAACAACTGTATGGCAAGACTTTATGGCCTTAATAAAAATAGGTATTATCAGGTCAAACCTAATTACAGCATTTACAGGTCTTTGGCTAGCCTTCCACTATACTGGACAAAGTTTTCTAGCCAACTGGCATATTGCTCTACTCACACTTCTTGGAACTTCATTAGTAATTGCCGGGTCTTGTAGTTTAAATAATTATATTGACCGCGATATTGACCATCTTATGGATCGGACGAAGAAACGACCAACTGTAACAGGAAGATTTTCTCCGAGCCGAGTACTTTGGATGGGAATTACTTTTACAGCCGTTGGTACAGGTATGCTTGCTGCAACTAGTATCATGGCCGCAGTTATTGGTTTAGTTGGTGCATTCACGTATGTAATTCTATATTCAATGTGGTCAAAACGACGATACACGATTAACACCGTAATCGGAAGTATCTCAGGTGCAGTACCACCTTTAATAGGATGGGCAGCTGTTGATCCGGACTTGCATATAGTAGCGTGGGTCATTTTTCTAATAATGTTTATTTGGCAGCCTCCACACTTCCTAGCACTTGCGATGAGAAGGGTAGAGGAGTATCGAGCAGCTGGAATACCAATGTTGCCAGTTGTTCATGGATTTGCAATGACTAAGCGACAAATCTTAATTTGGATTGTTTGCTTACTGCCACTACCATTTTACTTATACTCATTAGGTACGATATTCATGGTAATAGCAACACTGTTAAACATTGGATGGTTATGGTTGGGATTAAAAGGCTATAAAACAAAGGATGATATTAAGTGGGCAACGACGATGTTTGTATACTCTCTTAACTATTTGACTATTCTGTTTGTAGCTATGATTGTCGCTACGTTTTTCTAA
- a CDS encoding heme A synthase, which produces MNRALKTFAIITTIGMLLILISGAVVTKTESGEGCGASWPLCHGEFVPSEITFELVIELTHRLVTGTVGILVLILCIWTWRKLGHIRETKFLSILAFLFLVLQALIGAAAVLWEQSSAVLALHFGISLISFAAVFLLTLLVFEDSSQTRVKPTIISRRLQFHIIGITVYSYLVVYTGALVRHKNASLACPEWPLCTKNSLLPTQSHEWIQMGHRFAAGLIFIWIMYATYIAVRYYRDQKAVKNSFIVSAILVSLQVISGATIVVTKLQFIGVALLHAFFISCLFGVLSYLVLLLTRSRYQQKINSNITKTTNV; this is translated from the coding sequence TTGAACCGAGCCTTAAAAACGTTCGCTATAATTACGACTATTGGAATGCTGCTCATCTTAATAAGCGGGGCAGTTGTAACAAAAACGGAATCCGGTGAAGGATGTGGGGCTAGTTGGCCATTATGTCATGGTGAGTTTGTTCCAAGTGAAATCACCTTTGAGTTAGTTATTGAGCTCACTCATCGACTTGTGACAGGTACTGTTGGTATTTTAGTACTTATCCTATGTATTTGGACGTGGAGAAAGTTAGGTCATATTAGGGAAACTAAATTTCTATCCATTTTGGCCTTTTTGTTTTTAGTTTTGCAAGCGCTGATAGGAGCTGCTGCCGTTCTTTGGGAGCAATCGTCTGCTGTACTTGCCTTGCACTTCGGTATATCTCTAATTTCTTTTGCGGCAGTCTTTTTATTAACATTACTAGTATTCGAGGATAGTTCACAAACAAGAGTTAAACCTACTATCATTAGCCGAAGATTACAGTTTCATATCATTGGTATTACTGTCTATAGCTATTTAGTTGTTTATACCGGTGCATTAGTAAGGCATAAAAATGCAAGTCTTGCTTGTCCCGAATGGCCATTATGTACGAAAAACAGTCTACTGCCTACCCAATCACATGAATGGATTCAAATGGGCCACCGCTTTGCAGCAGGCTTGATCTTTATTTGGATTATGTATGCAACATATATCGCCGTTCGATATTATCGAGACCAAAAGGCGGTAAAAAACAGTTTCATTGTATCTGCTATTTTGGTTAGCTTACAAGTTATTAGTGGCGCAACAATTGTAGTTACAAAGTTACAATTCATCGGAGTTGCCTTATTACATGCATTTTTTATTTCATGTTTATTCGGCGTATTAAGTTACCTTGTACTATTATTAACTAGAAGTCGATATCAGCAAAAAATAAACAGTAATATCACGAAGACAACAAATGTATAA